A part of Chanos chanos chromosome 9, fChaCha1.1, whole genome shotgun sequence genomic DNA contains:
- the LOC115821816 gene encoding zinc-binding protein A33, producing the protein MTNRNIEDMQRDVRFVYFREHHQRAPEVKRFKISCLSGCTLKGMYNNHMKDTNNNCNKSLLNDSKEKLIQAIKRIKHEIDECYEAERDTFVEALEVEDQFEALEREVRAEFRNLHRFLEEEEDQDLERLRREKERRMKVLKEREKKIAMQGRDLERAIETLNSKLREEDSPKLFREIKDLLKRCEVGFIPPAPVECEILSSRFVGPIQYRIWKHMKACLYPNISSLTFDPETAHPLLTVSPSGTSVWFEEKEEIPEPEEKEEIPEPEEKEETENTVEANPRRFHYYYCLMGREGFSTGRHYWEVEVGGKTAWRVGVARADVHRGEMKFCSTEDGLWTLSLKDGALQASTHPKATPVRCSLLPARLGVFLDCDKEEVSFYNAVTMTTIYAFSLGAVLVPLFPFYNPCDTDEGKNLAPLSIFRPSL; encoded by the exons atgacaaaccGAAACATTGAGGACATGCAGCGCGACGTGCGCTTTGTTTACTTCCGGGAACACCATCAACGAGCGCCGGAAGTGAAGCGGTTTaaga tcTCCTGTTTGTCAGGCTGTACTCTGAAGGGAATGTACAACAATCATATGAAGGACACAAACAACAACTGTAACAAATCTCTCCTAAATGACTCAAAG gagaaGCTCATCCAGGCCATTAAGAGGATAAAACATGAGATTGATGAGTGTTATGAGGCGGAGAGGGACACGTTCGTGGAGGCTTTGGAAGTGGAG GATCAGTTTGAGGCCTTAGAGCGGGAAGTAAGAGCAGAATTCCGGAACCTTCACCGCTtcctggaggaagaggaggatcaGGATCTGGAGCGactgaggagggagaaagagagaagaatgaaagtgttaaaagagagagagaaaaagatcgCAATGCAAGGCAGAGATCTGGAGAGAGCTATCGAGACACTCAACAGCAAACTGAGGGAAGAGGACAGTCCCAAACTGTTCAGA GAAATTAAAGATTTACTGAAAAG aTGTGAGGTGGGCTTCATTCCTCCTGCACCAGTTGAATGTGAGATTCTTTCCAGTCGGTTTGTGGGACCGATTCAGTATCGCATCTGGAAACACATGAAGGCGTGTCTTTACCCAA ACATTTCGagcttgacctttgacccagaGACGGCCCACCCGCTCCTCACCGTGTCTCCGTCCGGCACGTCCGTCTGGTtcgaggagaaagaggagatccCGGAgcctgaggagaaagaggagatccCGGAgcctgaggagaaagaggagacggAGAACACTGTGGAGGCCAATCCTCGGCGTttccactactactactgcctcATGGGAAGGGAGGGGTTCAGCACCGGGAGACATTActgggaggtggaggtgggcGGGAAGACGGCCTGGCGAGTGGGCGTGGCCAGAGCGGACGTGCACCGCGGCGAGATGAAGTTCTGTTCCACGGAGGACGGGCTGTGGACGCTGTCGCTCAAAGACGGGGCCCTGCAAGCCTCCACCCACCCCAAAGCCACGCCCGTCCGCTGCTCCCTCCTCCCCGCCCGCCTCGGCGTGTTCCTGGACTGCGACAAGGAGGAGGTGTCGTTCTACAACGccgtcaccatgacaaccatcTACGCGTTCTCCCTGGGAGCCGTGCTCGTGCCGCTGTTTCCGTTTTACAACCCCTGCGACACGGACGAGGGGAAAAATCTTgcccctctctccatcttccgCCCCtcactttga
- the ino80e gene encoding INO80 complex subunit E isoform X2, translated as MNGQAEVEVDYKRKYKNLKRKLKFLVYEQECFQEELRRAQRKLLKVSRDKSFLLDRLLQYERVDDDSSDSDATVSSDSEGEGPREREREPGKKRSSPGVPPLPSSSSSSSTHLSLLPRSAGTPLQTSACTTSYLNTLSFPPEYLASAERVKKERKPKPPKLKRDPAGKVVAPLSSNYPSAPAGGSGAFSWVPRQMLSGDAAEEEGESEGESDRGEEERGEGEEAELVIDIPNE; from the exons ATGAACGGTCAAGCCGAGGTGGAGGTGGATTACAAGAGGAAATACAAAAATCTTAAACGCAAACTCAAATTCTTGGTCTAT GAGCAGGAATGTTTCCAAGAGGAACTGAGGCGCGCGCAGAGAAAGCTACTGAAGGTGTCCAGAGACAAAAG TTTTCTGTTGGACCGACTGTTACAGTATGAAAGAGTGGATGACGACTCGTCTG ACTCTGATGCCACAGTGTCAtcagacagtgaaggagagggacccagagaaagagagagagaaccagggaaAAA GAGGAGTAGTCCTGGagttcctcctctcccctcctcatcctcttcttcctccactcACCTCTCGCTCCTCCCTCGCTCTGCAGGGACTCCTCTCCAGACGTCTGCATGCACTACGTCCTACCTCAACACA ttgtcTTTCCCTCCTGAGTATTTGGCTTCTGCTGAACgtgtgaagaaagagagaaaacctaAACCCCCCAAACTGAAGAGAGACCCTGCAGGGAAG gtgGTGGCTCCATTGTCGTCTAATTACCCATCAGCCCCGGCGGGGGGGTCGGGAGCCTTCAGCTGGGTGCCGAGGCAGATGCTGAGTGGAGACGCggcggaggaggagggagagagcgaaggagagagcgacagaggagaggaggagagaggagagggcgAGGAGGCAGAGCTGGTCATCGACATTCCCAACGAGTGA
- the ino80e gene encoding INO80 complex subunit E isoform X1 — MNGQAEVEVDYKRKYKNLKRKLKFLVYEQECFQEELRRAQRKLLKVSRDKSFLLDRLLQYERVDDDSSDSDATVSSDSEGEGPREREREPGKKRRSSPGVPPLPSSSSSSSTHLSLLPRSAGTPLQTSACTTSYLNTLSFPPEYLASAERVKKERKPKPPKLKRDPAGKVVAPLSSNYPSAPAGGSGAFSWVPRQMLSGDAAEEEGESEGESDRGEEERGEGEEAELVIDIPNE; from the exons ATGAACGGTCAAGCCGAGGTGGAGGTGGATTACAAGAGGAAATACAAAAATCTTAAACGCAAACTCAAATTCTTGGTCTAT GAGCAGGAATGTTTCCAAGAGGAACTGAGGCGCGCGCAGAGAAAGCTACTGAAGGTGTCCAGAGACAAAAG TTTTCTGTTGGACCGACTGTTACAGTATGAAAGAGTGGATGACGACTCGTCTG ACTCTGATGCCACAGTGTCAtcagacagtgaaggagagggacccagagaaagagagagagaaccagggaaAAA GAGGAGGAGTAGTCCTGGagttcctcctctcccctcctcatcctcttcttcctccactcACCTCTCGCTCCTCCCTCGCTCTGCAGGGACTCCTCTCCAGACGTCTGCATGCACTACGTCCTACCTCAACACA ttgtcTTTCCCTCCTGAGTATTTGGCTTCTGCTGAACgtgtgaagaaagagagaaaacctaAACCCCCCAAACTGAAGAGAGACCCTGCAGGGAAG gtgGTGGCTCCATTGTCGTCTAATTACCCATCAGCCCCGGCGGGGGGGTCGGGAGCCTTCAGCTGGGTGCCGAGGCAGATGCTGAGTGGAGACGCggcggaggaggagggagagagcgaaggagagagcgacagaggagaggaggagagaggagagggcgAGGAGGCAGAGCTGGTCATCGACATTCCCAACGAGTGA